aatgaataaaaaagaaaagaaaggtaagaatataagaaaaattaaaaaataaaatatttcatgCAAAATCTTACAATTGTGTGAAAATACTTTTAAGATGAAATAAAGTTTCATCATTCATAAgattttttccaaaattgaaagaagaatattcttttgtttatttatttttaatcaagaaATAAATAATTAGAAGAACAGAatattcttaattttcttttctttttattcatttcttgcGAAACTAACAAAGTCATAGAATCCCCCTTCTTTTTCCTAACAATAAACCTAAAAAATCCTAATTTCAATTGGCATTGCTAATTATATCATCAACTAAATCCATTGCTCCAATTAACGAGCAAGACTTATACAAAGGCCTCTTAAATATGGCAAGAGATAATAGCCCTAATAGTTTTGCAcatgaaggatgatttggtgacCATTCGTTGGATGATCAATATACCTTTGGGTTAGCTTAAAGCCAAATTTTTGTGGACAGACCTTGATGCAACAACAAGATTATTCCATTGTGATTTAGTGGTCATGGGTTTGAGTAAAAAAAAGAGCCTCTACGTGAAGTAGGGGTAAAATATTTATGTACATTATGACTCTTCCCATCATCATAATGTCCCTTTTATTCATCTCAAAACGCTCATCAAACATTTACATCTATATTTCATGCACTAAGTCAAAAGTTGTCAATGATGAACTCTCAACCAAATTCTAAATTGTAATATTTTTGTTTGAGAAAATGCTTTCAAGCTAAAACTTAATTAGTGAATAAATAATGACATAAAtacatacatatttttttgtGTCAACTTATTATTTGGCACATATTTCGGGCCATATAGACAACCTCATCGTAACAATCCTTAAAGGAAaatctaatgatgatgatgatgatgccaaAATGTCCTCTAAATAACAAAACCTACTTTTAATATTTGTTAAGGTAATGCTATattgtatcgtaggatataggATCGATAGCTATTGGAAGTGGAAGCATCATTTTGCCTCCAATATAAGTAACATATGAAAACTTGTATGATCCAtaaaactttatttatttatttattttgtaatggGTATGGTAACATTGAAATGTTACAAATTTTACACTAAATATTTACCATATACAATAAGTAAGAGTAGCCATGACCTAAAGGTATTTCCAAACGTGATCTACATTTACATCTTGGTAAAAATGATATTAAATGTAAGGAAAAATGTTAGGTACACCGTCGATATAACGTAAGCTCGCATCTACTATGTTTATCTCTCacctcttttttgttttaaatgagTCTTATATCTTTCTGTATGATACGCCATCATGTACCCTCATTGATATTATTCGCTAACTTACCGTATACCACGAAATACATATCCCTCTACCGAAatgtaaatattttttcttaccTACGCTACGATCATACTGTGATGAGGTTGCCACTGTTCTGAATTGAAGTATTTGCTTGCATTTTTTTGCAGTGTTCACTTGGATGGCAACTGGAATACATTTACTGTTATCCACTGGGTTTCGAAGCAATAGTGAGCTTATGCCTTATGGGAAGGGCCATTATTTGTTTCTAGTCCCAGGTTCTGAGCAGGCTTTGGGACCCCACCACTTCCAAGCAAGTGTAACCTTTAATGAACTCTGTCCACCTTCACTGCTGACTGCACGACCcattcttttcttatttctttttctttgtcttcttttGTTCCTTGTTCTTCTCATCGTCTTTGCATTGGTTTCTCATTATTATGCACATGTTGTACCCATGTTCTATCCCTTGGATCTTCACATCTGGAATTTTTACTACTGATTGGATAGGCGTCTTCCTCATTTTATAGGACTTCTCTTTCACCGTTGGAAGTAGGGTTGTCAATTAGTGGCCCGACCCGATTAAATCGATCAGGATCgatcgtttatagaccggcccggcccggaccatttattaaacgtgtcgggcttgagcccggcctgtttataaatggtcggtctcggttttgctacttggacagTCGAGCGCCCGATAGAGACCGActgaataacgcccgaccgagaccggcctattgtgcaccgacttgacccgaccctttaatgattgtaaaatacctattttaccccccaaattaaagaatgaaaactaaaaagtaaagacatgttcacattttaaataatggttatatttggtatcatttaatgatttattgtcatttttttgggcttgcatgagtgggctggaatataatagcacattttaaagagggcccgtttaacattaaacatgtccgtaacccggttaaggcccgactaaagcccgattaaggtggcccgattatagcccgagaccgaccgaccgaatataaagtataccatgccctcaataactaagcccgattagttaaatgggcggacacggtgtagcctttgaaagtcttcaagcctgattaagcccgatcgaaaccgaaccggcccgatcggttgacacccctagttggaaGACTATTCTCTTAGGGACTCCATCTCTTGAAAGATTCTACCTTCTTACACTTTCTTAGAAGATTCCAACCACTTGAAGAAATCTACTTCTAATACTCTTTTGGGAAATTCTATCTCACTTGAAAACTTCAATCACTTTGGAAGATTTTCTACTATGGTATCTCTACCTTCTCCACTATAAGACTTTGATAGACTATCTAACCGAACCGTTTAACTAAACTATCAACTGATTAAGGGAAATTAGATCATTTGCACTCACCTTCACATGGATATGCATGTGAAGATCTAGCACATTTCTCATTTCCTGCCATATAAAAGGTGAAGATGGGTATATATATAAGTAAAAGGGACAACTGTTGGATCCTGACGTATGCATTTTCGGGTGAATGTATGTGTAGCAAATCCATGTAGATAAAAGACTCCAAACCTAACCAAGCCAGATAGGGTGTGATTTAGATTAACTACTTATCAAATTTTAAAGCCAAATTCAATCACATAACTCCATGAAACGTattctttcttttatcattCACTAATAAATTTTGTTTCCAATCATTTTGTAAATAGTTGTTCTGTTCAAACCAATTTTTATACCTTTATTTTGCAATGTGCCCAAGTTTATTAAAGATTACAGTTAGCATGTGAGTAGGAAACATTGGGCCCTATTACGAAACAAAATCTCTACCCCACCTGATCAGCCATGTGGGAAATTTCAAGACTATGCCACCATGGAGAAAGGCTTTCCTAAGAGGGATGTTCTAATAATAACAACagtaataaattagaaaataaataagtacaaattataatttaaaaagaaaaaggggtcttagaaattacaaattacaaatTAGAACTTAGAAGTTGGAACTACTATCGGAATGTGTAGTGGCAAATTAACGGGCTCAAACGCGCTCCAACAGGTATGAGTATAACAAATTAGGGCTCTTGTCTAGGCAGAAGCCACCCAGCCCAAGGGTAGCAAATTCCAGTCCACACTAGTAGGCTCGACATTAGACCAATCGgttaataaatggtttgattcCAGGCTTAGTCCGATTATGAAAAGGGTAGGTAAAGGTAAGGATGTCAACCGGTCAGGCTGGGCTTGACCATTTAGAAATCTTGCATCGTGAATGTTCGTTTAAGTAAACATGCCTAGTTTTGGGAGGATGGTATGGTTTATAACGGGTTGATCAGTGTCGGACTTTAATTAAGCTATCTTAAACGGGTCTTAATTGGGCTACAGacatatttaagtctaaacgggctttaaatgtGCCTATCCTAAAATTGTTTTCTTAAGCAGGTTGAAGACCTAGAAATATATGATTCAAAActttaataaataagataaatgATATCATGGTTGttcttaaaagaagaagaagaaaaagagagagagagagagattatgactattacaacttacaaaacaaacAGTAATCAAACCAAATCCTATAGAAAAGCGAAGTGTAAGAAAGCTTAActaggttgcgtttggtagtcatccagaaaaatatttctaatgcttttccattctatgggaacaaaaaaacagaataaagtgtGGTGCAAACttgggcaccgtttgacaacttttcatttatgtcatttatgtgttttcttgttcccagaaatggagaaacagtcTAACAAGCGTTTGATAAATTTTTCCGTTTCACCCATTTAtggaaacataaatcaaaatttatacccATTTCCAATTCtaaaaacgactttgacgaaacaagtcctaCTTGTTTCATCGAATCTGGAAacgaatttgagaaaaaaaaaaaaaaaaaagactattgtgtcaaataaatctctcaactatttaaacctaaaaataggcaatcgaaccctctctcccttttgggcatcctttgatactattgggttttttaatggcattatgtttgcaaaaaacatttcgagaaataggtttatcaaacaccaaaaaatcagtttttatttccaaaaaagTAAATagttgtttctgctgtttctaggtACAAAAACAATAGAATCATTATCAAACACTGCCTTGGTGTTTACGgttttcttggaaaaaaaaaacaatagaaacgcaaaatgatggaacaacgaAATCTTGTTCTGTCATATTGGTTtcattccaaataaaataaaaaaaagaaatgaacaactagggtaattgTTCCTAaaaataggttcaccaaacactatttttttaaacagcattttgacacaaaaactaaaaattatgtttttgacatgaaacgttgtttctgaaatagaatgactaccaaatgcattCTTAGTTTTTTACTAatagtggcaaaataggaatttatatagtattaaagggggttgGATTGGGTCAGGCTATAACGAGTCAGTTCAAGCCGGACATATAAATATGTCGATTCAGTCAAGAGCCTGATAGGCTATCTACCTGCACCATGAACGtccgtttaataaatgtgtcgagcccgacatgtttattaataaGGCCAATTCATGTCGGActataaacgtgtcaggctcgATCGAGCCTATCAATACGGGCTCAGAATTGATACCCCTAGGTATAGGTGAATGGTTGTAGCCCAACCGGCATAATTAAACGACCATTTATTATCCAAGAAGCCCATTTAAAACCCATTTAAGCCGATTATAGTAAGTTATGGCCCAATTAGCCCATTTAGCAAGTTTATGGCTCGATTAACATGAACACAATTATAGACTGATAATTGACCAATCAAATAAACTTAAGTCTACGAGGCTTGATTACCTAAAAGATTAGAGACGTGAACGCCTTAATTTAGCGAGGACCAATTAAGCCCAATCAAAACCTATTTGgtccgaccgattgacacccctaacctaGCCCATTTGAAATTCATGGGTGAAACATGAACCGATATAGAGCCCTATTTATGAGATCAACCGAACAATCAGGCTTAGGCGGGCTACTTGAGTACCCAATGAGAGCATACGAAACGGCAAGCGATCAATGAGCTCGTAAGGTGTAGATTATTTTATACTATTTCTATGTCTATTATCTAAACACGTGGCAACGTTAGCGCTCTTAAATAAAATCAGATCCTATTATCGTCACACGCTCACACTACGGCCAGCTGAATTGTAAGTTGAGGAGACACGTGGAAAACCTTTCGCCTCTTATTACGGGTTCGACTCTTCGGACGTTGTGTTaccattttgaatttgaaaatgacCCCACCAATAACTAACTTACCCTTTTTATCTCTCTATCTCCAACGGCTTCTTTTTTCGTCCATAAACCCtagaagaaaaaaccctaacctCTCAAGTCTCATCTGAAATCGCTTCCCACCGCCCACGAGATTATCATCTTTCATTTCCAATCCGATAACCACAAATGGCGAGGAAGAAATCTTCCCAGAACCTCCACCAGGAGGAGCAGGTCACCCAGATAGAGAAGCCCCACGAGACTAACATGGAGGATCCCTCAGAAAAGCTCGCCAGTTTGAAATCTCTCAATGCTCTTCTTCTCAAAGAAACCGTCGAGCGGAGACAACAAGTCAATGCTCTTGTTCAATCCAAAGAGGCACTCGAATCGGAGATCTCTCGGTCTTGGATCGAGAAACAGAGATTGGAGTCGGAGAAGAAGTTCTTCGAAGAAGAAACTATCGTAGCCGAACTTGAACAGAGATTAACCTTAGCTTTCGTATCTTCTCAACTCAATCAACAAGCTGAGAGCTTGAGGAACGAAATAAGGAGAGCAGATGAAGATATGAGATCTCAAACTGCTATTTTTAAGGCTAAGCTGGAGGAGAAAATCAATGAGAAGGAGAAAGCACGGAGGGAAACGGAGACGAAGGTGGTAGAGCAACAGACAGAGATTGACCAGATCAGCGAAGACTTTCGTAGGTACAGGGATGAAGTCCGAGAGGATCTAATTCTGAAACAGAAGGAGGCGGATCGGTTGAGGTCAACGGTAGTGGAGCTGGAGAAGAGTAATGCTGAGGCTCGTGAGGAGATTGGACGTTTACAAATGGAACGCGATGAAGTTCGACAAGAGATGGAGAGGAAGTatcaagatttgaagagagagatggaaagtGCTGTTAGGGAGAGGGAAGAGATTGAGGCGGCAAGGAACGAACAGGTTCGTGAAATTGGCTCCTTGAAGAAATCGGTGGATGCACTAACTGCCGATCTCAGCAGTGAGAGAGAGGTGTATTCTCGTGTTCTTCGTGAGAAAGATCTGATTCAGCAGGAGCTCGACAACCACATGGAGGAGATAAAACGTCTGACATCAACTCTTCTTGCTCTGGAGAAGAATATATCAGAGACTCATGAGGAACTCCTCCAACTGCAGACAGAGCACAAACTACTTCGCGAATACAAAGAAAAGATGGAAAGAAGTCTTGCAGCGTTAGAAAGAGACAAGGCCTCCGCAGAGAGAAGCTTGACGCAGTCATCACAACAGATAGAAGGTCTGACGAGAGAAATCACAGAACTTGTTGCAGACAAGAAGAAAATCCAGAATGAGAGAACTCAGCAGGCAGTGGAGATTACAGAATTGCAAAAAGAAGTGGCTCAGCTCAGTGCCACCATTTCCAATCTACAAAAGCAAGAAGAAATTTTGCAGCTGAGGATTTCCGAGCTAGGAAAAAGTAACACGGATGCTCGAGAGAAGCAAGAGCAATTGTTGATAGAGTTCAATGCTTTGgttgaagagaaaaaggagagagaaatcgtCCTTGATGAGTTACTGAAGGAGAAATTTTCAGTCACAGAGAGTCTCGAAGAGTCCTTGAGGCAACAAGAGGAGCAAGGGAGAAAGATGGAGGAAATAGCCATTGAGAAGGCTGAGATAGAGCAGGTGAAGATCAAGCTGGAGGCTGAAATCTTCCAGTTGCATGAAGAGATGAGCAAGCTAAGGGCCACTGCATCTACACTGCAAGAATCATGTCTAGAACATGAAAAGAACAATATCCAACTCCAATCGGAAGCCATCCAAAACAGAGATGCTCTTGAACGTGTTGCTCTTGAGAAGGATGATGCTCTGAAGCTACTTGATAAGGAGAAAAAGGAGTTGTCTATCCTGAGATTGAAAATTCTGGAACTGGAGAAGAAAGTGGAGGAGACCAAAGAAGAACTTGCTCAGCTAAGTACAGAACGTGATGGGCTAgttgaagagaagaaagaagggggcAGAAGCCTTCAATTGCTAAATGAGGAGAAGGCTTCATTGCAGATGGCCCTATCAGAAGCCCAACAAGGTCTTGAGGATCTGCAGGTTAAGATGACATCCACAAACAAGTTGTCTGAGCAAACCTTATCCATGTTGAAGGACACTGTAAACCTAGTGCGTGGACCTGTACAGGATAAGAAGGATGGTAAGGGAGAAGCAATTTTTGATGCAGAGAAAAACAATGGAGAGATTCGACCCTTTGCAGCAGAGTTAGAAGTAATCAAGAGAGCCTTTAGAAATAGAGAAGCAAAGGTGGAGTACTTGTCCCAACAAATCAAGTCCCTTGAGAACTCTGTAATGGAGGCACAGAAGAGGAAGGGCTTCTGGACGTTGCTTTCCTCTGCGACAACAATTTTTGCTGCAGCATCTGTGGCCTATGTTGCTAGGGGACGCTAAGTGATCTGTATCTTGTGTCTTTTTTCAAGGTTATCTGTGTTTTTTAGCTGCTGATTAAGGATAGATCTCTCCAATGGCTAAAATGCCAGATGGTATCTTTTTCCCTGAACAATGTAGGgctttgaggttcttccaacTAGGAAGAACCATTTTTTGATCCTGAAATGAAAATCTCAGATGTTAAAActgttcaattcaattttataTCGCCAAGGGCCTTTTGTCTTCGACAATTTATATTTCTGCTTTCTCACATGCTTTTCACTCCAGGTAGACAACCGACATCTTATTATATTCAGCCATAAccagtcaatctttttgcatggatccttgcgctcatccttgcttggaacCAATTGAATGACTAAGATCCATTGGCGAGTTATCCAGCAAGCCACCTACAGACCACCCAAAAGCACTATTCCATGGGGTGGTATATCTATAGAGAAGGCTTTACAACCATATATAActatttctctttcctctgtttATCAAAATAACTTGAAAACACCTATTCATAACTATCAGATGTAACACCATAAGCAATTCAGAGTCTGTAAATAGATATGTCTCCTGCTCCTCCACTGTGTACCACAGGAGCTGGTGCTTCTACACCTCCAGGAATTCCGATTTGGATATGACCCCATCCCAAGAAGTTCCAAGTCCAGAACAGGGTTTACAATTTTCAACCACAGAAGATATTTCTTAAGAAAGAATCTCTATCATCACTATGTTTCCTGTCCCTTTTACTTCCAAAGTATATCCCGCTTCACCCTTGTAATGGCAGGAAGTGGGACAAGCGTTAAATGCTCATATGTACGAAACTCAATGTAAACCTCTTGTTAGGAAAACTGCTACCCAGTTTTAAATGCGCATAATGCATTCCCCTAGATGAAATTTAGATGAAATTTTAGTGCTCCCTAAACTTTCGATCTGAGAAATGATATctcaaagggtattttggaataTACAATATAAACTAGGAGGGTGTTTCTTAAGACATTGAACTTGTTGAACACTTTAACTCCGATCGACCTATTCTTTCATCGACATAAAGTGATTTGAAAGTGTACATTTCTCATGTTATCACATTCAACTTAAATTCAATACATGTACCATAAAATTAAGCTATAAAGTGATGCATATGTGAAAGGGATTTCTAAATCGATAACTCCCAACTTTGAATGAACATGTTTCACTCCAGAGTTTGTTAGTTTTGCTaataacaatgaacaacatTATCTGCTCTAAGCCGAGATCTTAATACTTGCACAAAAATCCTCTACAAGGTTGTATGTTGTAGTAAGCATCCGACGGCTGAGGTGTATGTCAAAACCCTCCCAACTATTGGAATCTTCACTATCACTCACTGCCAGCCGTAGAGGAATCTGCTCCCGGCCAAGGTCTTAATAGTTGGACTATAGCTAATGTGACATGCCATGGTCCTCAGGATTATTCGCCGGTTTGACATTTTGGGCCGTTGGGAGATTCAGAGTTCGGACCAGACAATGGTTCACCTTCCAATCCCTTTAGTTTCTCTCGGCCGATTCGCTTTTATTTGGGTGGTGCAGGCCATGCTTCTTCTCCTTCGCTAATAGCTTGTCGAAGTTGAATCTAGGGGGCGGCAGGTCTGCGTATATTTCTCCGAACCTCTCATTCTCTCCATTTACTCCATTAATCCTTCTCTTTCTACCTTCTGCAATCCGCAGGAGCTTAATTTTTGAtccaccaaaaccctaaaacctcaaAGATGCTGCTAACTTTACTTACAAGACGATGAAGCGAGCACGGAAAGTCTCCAACGCCGCAGCAGTGGAGATGCTTATGCAGTTTTGTTCTTTGAAATCAAAGTCTTTATCTTTGTTCACTCCACTCTCCATTATCTCGAGGAGTTCGAGCTGTAGTTTCATTAGAGGAATTTCTGGTCACACGCCTAATTTTAGCTCCGATGGAATCCCTAAGTCGGTCAGTTTACTCACGGAGAAGAAGACTTCTTTGCGTCttattggggaaaaaaatattaacgAGGTGGTGTCTGAGTTGACGACTGAATTGACCTCACATATTGGTGATTCGGAGAAGATCTCTTCAATCTTGGAAGCCAAACTTCCTTACTTGATTCGAAGCTACAGCAGAGGATCTCCCTTTTTTGAGCTATTGGAGGGGTTGGGTACCTGGCCTCATTTAGCCCTAGAGGTACCTTTATTCTCATTtcagaacttttttttttttagtcattgAAAACGTTCTATTGTACATAATAAGCATGTTAGCGAATGCCCATCCATTAATGTTATGTTTCAAACAATACCTacaacaccaacaacaaaaAGTTTGATTTTTGGTGCAGtggattttatttcaattaacaCAAGCAGGAGAAATGCAGACACTGTTGGGATTTGGGAAGGAATTTTagttggtttatttatttatttcttcggatgctatatttatttttttatttttggtgaattTTTTGGTGACTTAATATCTTCAGGTATTTAATTGGAGAAGGAAACAAGGTGATAATGTCGGTGTACCAATGGCGGCAGAGGAATATGCCAAAGGAATTACAATTGCAGGCAGAGTTAAGAATGTTGATCTTGCTGTTGAGTTGTTTATGGATGCTGTTAATAAGGGAATGAAGTCATCTTCTATTTATAATGCACTGATGGCTGCCTATATGTATAATGGTTTGGCTGAGAAATCTCAGTCACTTTTTCGAGATTTAAAAAGAGAACCAAATTGTTGCCCTACAATTGTGACATACAACATTCTCATCTCAATTTTTGGTCGTTTGATG
This Macadamia integrifolia cultivar HAES 741 chromosome 10, SCU_Mint_v3, whole genome shotgun sequence DNA region includes the following protein-coding sequences:
- the LOC122090841 gene encoding ELKS/Rab6-interacting/CAST family member 1-like; protein product: MARKKSSQNLHQEEQVTQIEKPHETNMEDPSEKLASLKSLNALLLKETVERRQQVNALVQSKEALESEISRSWIEKQRLESEKKFFEEETIVAELEQRLTLAFVSSQLNQQAESLRNEIRRADEDMRSQTAIFKAKLEEKINEKEKARRETETKVVEQQTEIDQISEDFRRYRDEVREDLILKQKEADRLRSTVVELEKSNAEAREEIGRLQMERDEVRQEMERKYQDLKREMESAVREREEIEAARNEQVREIGSLKKSVDALTADLSSEREVYSRVLREKDLIQQELDNHMEEIKRLTSTLLALEKNISETHEELLQLQTEHKLLREYKEKMERSLAALERDKASAERSLTQSSQQIEGLTREITELVADKKKIQNERTQQAVEITELQKEVAQLSATISNLQKQEEILQLRISELGKSNTDAREKQEQLLIEFNALVEEKKEREIVLDELLKEKFSVTESLEESLRQQEEQGRKMEEIAIEKAEIEQVKIKLEAEIFQLHEEMSKLRATASTLQESCLEHEKNNIQLQSEAIQNRDALERVALEKDDALKLLDKEKKELSILRLKILELEKKVEETKEELAQLSTERDGLVEEKKEGGRSLQLLNEEKASLQMALSEAQQGLEDLQVKMTSTNKLSEQTLSMLKDTVNLVRGPVQDKKDGKGEAIFDAEKNNGEIRPFAAELEVIKRAFRNREAKVEYLSQQIKSLENSVMEAQKRKGFWTLLSSATTIFAAASVAYVARGR